Proteins co-encoded in one Alphaproteobacteria bacterium SS10 genomic window:
- a CDS encoding site-specific integrase: MIQYKALKAAPPNPSISQLLDERLADLESMGKARAQNSPFYHRPLHEALGSLTADQLNRVHLAEYRKARAHRSGSLIEELRELKTALKRANDDGRISFNVGMIEIPKPKPPRDLYLSIEQAQAIHDAASAPHLKAFIKIAMRTGARKSAILQLTWDRVDLVGGRIDFRDPTQAVTNKRRALVPIPPDLKTALTRLRQHAETTFVIEHLGKPVKDIKKSFKRAAVKAGVPDATPHVMKHSFISWLAQEGIPMDKAGAMTATDPRTLRRVYLHFDPNYLADVEAVTANFGNFSDKPEELTA; this comes from the coding sequence TTGATCCAGTACAAAGCTCTGAAAGCAGCACCACCCAACCCTTCAATCAGTCAGCTCCTCGACGAGCGACTTGCGGATCTAGAGAGCATGGGAAAGGCAAGGGCTCAGAACTCACCTTTTTACCATCGGCCACTTCACGAAGCGCTTGGATCACTGACGGCAGACCAGCTCAACCGAGTGCATTTAGCAGAGTATCGAAAGGCCCGCGCCCATCGGTCCGGCAGCCTTATCGAAGAACTGCGAGAGCTGAAAACTGCGCTAAAGAGAGCCAACGACGACGGTCGGATCAGTTTCAATGTTGGTATGATCGAGATACCAAAACCAAAACCACCAAGAGACCTCTATCTCTCGATCGAGCAAGCTCAGGCAATCCACGATGCTGCCTCAGCACCCCACCTAAAGGCCTTCATCAAAATAGCAATGAGAACCGGCGCTCGAAAATCGGCAATACTACAGCTTACTTGGGATCGAGTAGACCTAGTAGGCGGGCGGATCGACTTTCGCGACCCCACCCAAGCGGTAACCAACAAACGCCGTGCACTCGTACCCATTCCACCGGACCTCAAAACCGCGCTTACTCGACTGAGACAGCATGCGGAGACGACATTTGTCATCGAGCATCTGGGAAAACCAGTGAAGGACATCAAGAAATCCTTCAAGCGTGCAGCCGTGAAGGCGGGCGTACCAGATGCAACCCCTCATGTGATGAAGCATTCCTTCATCTCGTGGTTGGCCCAGGAAGGGATACCGATGGACAAGGCCGGCGCAATGACGGCGACAGACCCCCGAACACTGAGGCGCGTTTACCTTCATTTCGACCCCAACTACCTCGCGGATGTAGAAGCAGTAACGGCCAATTTCGGCAATTTCTCGGACAAGCCCGAGGAATTGACTGCATAG